The genome window AACAACGCGGCCGCGGTGACGGCGAGTGAGCGCGACGACGATGGGGTGCTCATATGGCGCGATCCTAGCCAGCGGTGCTGACCCGGATGTCGGGCAGACCCGCTGTCAGTCGTCGTCGCCCGAGGTGGCCGACCCGAGATGGTCGAAGGCCGGCAGCCCGTGCTGGCGGCGGATCGCTCCCCACACCACCGGTCCGAGGATCACCATCCCGGCGCCGAGGATGCCGACCCAGGTCGGGTCGACACCGAGCATCCCCAGGCCGGTGAGGGTGAGCACCATGACGATGCCGCGCCGGATCACCGACTGGTTGACCAGGCTCGCCAGCCGGGCGCCCAGGGCCGTTCCGAGGCTGCCGCCGATCATCAGCGGGATCAGCACCGACCAGTCGACTCCGGTGATCAGGATGTGGCCGATGGCTGCCGCCACGACGAGCGGGATCGCCTGCAGCAGATCGGTTCCCACCAGCCGCAGCGACGACATGGTGGGGTAGAGCAGCAGCATCCCCACCATGATCAGCGACCCGGACCCGACGCTGGTGATGCCGACGAGCAGACCCCCGAGGGCGCCGATCGCCAGCGTCGCCAGCGGCCGGATGGTCGGGTTCTGCTCCGTCCGCCGCCGCCCGGTCGCCTGCCGGACCAGGTTGAGGTACATCCGCACCACGTAGGTCGTGGCGGTGAGCAGCAGGGCGCACCCGATGGCGGCCTTGAGGAACTTCTGCTGGTCGCCGGACGGCCCGATGAGCTTGACGATGAGCGACCCGACGAGTGCCATCGGTACCGAGCCCAGGACCAGCCACTTGATCAGTTGCTTGTTGGGGGATCCGTTGCGCAGGTGCACCGCGGCGCCGACGGACTTGGTGATGGCGGCCGACACCAGGTCGTTGGCGACCGCCGACGTCGGAGGTATGCCGAGGAAGACCAGGGCGGGTGTCATCAGGGCGCCACCGCCCATGCCGGTCAGGCCGACGGCGATGCCGACACCGAAGGCGACGATCAGCAGCTGCAGCGCGTCGAAACTGAGAACTCCGCTCATCTCACCGGCCGAGGCTGAGCAGGTCGCGGCGGGTGAGCAGGCCGAGCACGTCGTCGCGCACCGCCTCGATCGACCGGTCGGTGGTGTCGAGCACCAGGTCGGCGTCCTCCGGTCGTTCGTACGGCGCGCTGATGCCGGTGAAGTTCGGGATCTCGCCGCGGCGCGCCTTGGCGTACAGGCCCTTGCGGTCCCGCCGCTCACACTCCTCCACGGGGGTGGCGATGTGGACCAGCACCAGCGTTCCACCACGCTCGGTCACCATGCGGCGCACTTCCTTCCGGGTCCGGTCGTACGGTGCGATCGGGCTGCAGATCGCCAGTCCGCCGTGGTGGGCGAGCTCGGCGGCCACCCAGCCGATCCTGCGGATGTTGGTCTCCCGGTCCGCCGGGGAGAACCCGAGTCCGGCGGACAGGTTGCGCCGCACGACGTCGCCGTCCAGCAGGGTCACCGGCCGTCCGTCGCGTTCCAGGATCCCGTTGCGGACGGCGCGTGCGACGGTCGACTTGCCCGACCCGGACAGTCCGGTGAAGAACAGCACCAGCCCTCCGGCGTTCCCTGGGGTGTCCGTCGTCGCGGGCAACCGGGCGGCGGCTCCCGCCCCGTAACCCGTCGTCACCGTCTCCAGCAGCGCCGGTTCGGCGGTTGCCCTGGCGGCGGTGAGCGGCACGGCGACGACACGAGTGTCGGCGCGTTGCGCCGCGGCCGTCAGCGCCGACCGGATGCTGGACAGCGCGGCGGCACCGGGTTCGATCGACGGGCCGGCCAGCACCAGCAGGGTCAGCTCGGCGTCGCCGAACCGGTCAAGGTCACCGGCCTGCAGCGGACGGTCGACGATGACGGTGGTCCCGTCCCCGTCCAGGTCCGCGCGAACCGACGCGGGCGGCGTGTAGAGCTGCTCGAACGGGCGCGTCGACACCGTCCCCAGCCACTCCGGCGGTGCGGTGAGGGTGGCGTGGCCGTCACTGCTCTGCGTCAGATCGACCCGGGCGAACGGGACGCCCTCCGGGTCGACGAGCTCGACCCGACCGGGCTCG of Flexivirga oryzae contains these proteins:
- a CDS encoding sulfite exporter TauE/SafE family protein gives rise to the protein MSGVLSFDALQLLIVAFGVGIAVGLTGMGGGALMTPALVFLGIPPTSAVANDLVSAAITKSVGAAVHLRNGSPNKQLIKWLVLGSVPMALVGSLIVKLIGPSGDQQKFLKAAIGCALLLTATTYVVRMYLNLVRQATGRRRTEQNPTIRPLATLAIGALGGLLVGITSVGSGSLIMVGMLLLYPTMSSLRLVGTDLLQAIPLVVAAAIGHILITGVDWSVLIPLMIGGSLGTALGARLASLVNQSVIRRGIVMVLTLTGLGMLGVDPTWVGILGAGMVILGPVVWGAIRRQHGLPAFDHLGSATSGDDD
- the cysC gene encoding adenylyl-sulfate kinase → MPEPRAPQICPPLETLDDLLLLRDGIPVLGPEAAQRLYLPEATEPGRVELVDPEGVPFARVDLTQSSDGHATLTAPPEWLGTVSTRPFEQLYTPPASVRADLDGDGTTVIVDRPLQAGDLDRFGDAELTLLVLAGPSIEPGAAALSSIRSALTAAAQRADTRVVAVPLTAARATAEPALLETVTTGYGAGAAARLPATTDTPGNAGGLVLFFTGLSGSGKSTVARAVRNGILERDGRPVTLLDGDVVRRNLSAGLGFSPADRETNIRRIGWVAAELAHHGGLAICSPIAPYDRTRKEVRRMVTERGGTLVLVHIATPVEECERRDRKGLYAKARRGEIPNFTGISAPYERPEDADLVLDTTDRSIEAVRDDVLGLLTRRDLLSLGR